In Brachypodium distachyon strain Bd21 chromosome 5, Brachypodium_distachyon_v3.0, whole genome shotgun sequence, the genomic window TCCCATCAAAATATTGGTTAAGTTTTTTCATCCAAAACTTGATCGATGACCAAATTCTGCAAACTGAGGCAcccactactacagaaaaggtcatcactaacggtcgaaaaagtgcatcactaacggtcgtTCTACCCGTTACTAATGATGCCACCATCAATGGCGGTTGACACCCCACGACCGACACTAATACATATTTCacgattttaaaaaaaagccgGCCGCAAGCCGGCATATTTTGATCGTGGCCGAATAAAAAATCCCAAATCACATATTAAGCACCCCAAATCACGGACTACAGTagtaaaaatcacaaaaaaataaCGAAAAAAAATCCGAAGCTCTCCCTCGCCGGATTCAGCCGCATTGCCCTCCATGGCAGCGGCGGTTCCTGGTCGAGACCGTGAACGTCGGATCCACGTGGTCGAGGCGGGCCGGAGCCGGAACTTCCTCCTCACGCGCGGTTCTTCGTCGGTGGCGACGGCGCCTCCCTCcggctgcagagagagagcatgagagagagaaaagagagaatgagagagaacgaagagggagagagggaacTTACCGACGGCTCGGCGACGCCCTCCTCGGATCCAGCGGAGGTGGCTTGGGGGATCCGAGAGAGAAaaatcagagagagagagagagagactaaCCGAGAGGGGGAGAGGGGGAACCAGTGGCTCGCGTGGTCGGGGGAACCGGATCCGGCGGAGATGCCACCATGGCACCTGCGAGGGAGAGAGTTAGAGAGGGAAAGttagagagaaggagagaggaagaTAGAACTTACCGCGAGAGGTGGCTGCCGGATCCGTCAGTGTGGGTGGTGTGGCGGCCGGTGGTGCCCTCCTCGGATCCATGGCGCAGGGAGGCGGATCCGGTGGTGCCCTCCTCGGATCCATGGCTGGCGTGATGTAGGATGGCGGGGGAGGACagacgagggagaggagggagctcGGGCGCCGTTCGGGTGAGatgagggagaggagggagttCGCCGTTCGGGTGAGGGGGGAGGCCATGAGGGAGTTcgggagagaagggaggcgCTAGGGGGAGAGATGGGGTGGGGATTAGGGTGCTCGCGGGcagtggagaagaagagaaggggggagGCGCTCGGGCGAgtggagaagagaagggggaggaggggcgctCGGGGCCgagaagggagagagaggcagAGAGGCGgctgagaggaggaggggaatgAAGTCTAGGGTTTGGGGGGTTGATTATATAGGATTGACAGTTTGGGCCCCAAAAGGGTTGGGCCCAAGCCGCGCAagtggtcatcagtggcgggcacagATGTAaagcccgtcactgatgtgcgtttttgtgatttttacaatttttcaTATGTGACCGTTAGTGGCGGGCATTCCGTGCCCGTTATTGATGAgggttcatcagtgacggacgcgcgaggcccgtcactgatgacccctcatcagtgacgggttttccccgcccgccactgatgaccttCATCAGTGACGAGCTTGtcacgcccgtcactgatgagccGTCACCTATGCTATATTTTGTAGCAGTGACCAAAATACAACTTTCGAGGATCGAGGTACCGAAATGCAATTTTCGAGGATCGAGGTGGGCTATACACTCCTCCCTCACCAGTGAGACCAACAAAGGCATAGCGCAAGTACAATTTGCCGGAAAGCAAAGTACAATTAATCAACTGTGCATCGAGCTACTAGCTACTGCTGTAGGAGAACAGTACTAGTAACGCGTACCAGTAGTTATACATGGCGCTATGCCAGGCGGGGTGAAACAGGAAATAAGATTGTTGGTGTCATCATACATTTAGAAGGGGTAATTTGAGAATTTTAAAGAggatttatagaaaaaaagaaacgtTGCTGCAATTAGGCACCATGCATGCGCTAGTGCCGCGCCCCACCAGCACAGGACCGGCGATCCATGATCGGCGTATCAATATATCTCGCGGCCGACCGGCCGGGACCGCCGCCTTCTAGAAGCGTTGAGTTCTCCGGCTTTCACCGTGCTGAGTTCCGCAATAAGAAACACACACGTATGCATCCATCGACCCGGCCCGTCCGTGTGTCGTGGCACGTCCACATGTTCGTCGGcagcctagctagctcgaCGCCCCATGCATGCTCCCAGTGCATTcactctgctctgctctgctcccaGACTCTGACCCGGCTCTACCGGTTTGCCCAAGAAAGGCGGCGAGTAATTGTTGGTGCAACTGTGCAAGCGAGTGTTTCCCGATGCGGGCAATCGGCGTCCTGCCCTGCCAACCGGATTGCCGTCCCCAATTTGATGGGAGAATGGAATGACCTAGGCAATATGCCTGTGCCTGCTCGTACGTAGAGACAGTCGCAAAGCATGTTTATGTTTCCCATGTACGTACAGTTCGGGGTTTCTATTTGTTTTGGCAAATCGCGAAGGAAGTGGACATAATCTGCAAAAGGATGGATTGGTGGTATGGTAGGTCCAAAACACCCCCTGTTTTCGCAAGCACATGCAAGTAAAAGGTGACAATCTTACGGATGGACAATGACGTCCATGGTAACGACACGCGCGAATGTGTCGATTTTAGCTATGTAACATGATTAGTCAGGGTACGACATAAGCAGGAGTTCATGAGCATGAGCTGTGAAGGGCTTGCTAGAttaatactcactccgtcccattttaaatgtcaaaatattacatgtgtctagacgttttttagatatatatacatctatctttgaacaaatttgagacacttaatatggtacggagggagtatatatcaaagtgaattccattttttattccaagtttcatttttttacccCTTCCATCAAAACTTGTGTCAGTAACAACCACATTTAGTGAAATTTTTCGTTTTTGACTCCATTTAACAAAACTTGTGGCAATAATTACTCCATTTAGTGAAATTCCCGTCTTTTGATCCCATTTAGCAAACCTTAAGGTTGGCGCCCGTGCTCCAGATCCAAGGCCGCAAGGGGTCAGCGCAGCCTGCTTGCTCTCAGCTCAGACTATCTCAAGCTTCATGAACCAGCGCAGGCTCCTGGGCAGGGTGGCGAGCCGGACCCTTGCCTTCCTGTCCTACCAAGATCAGACAAgaacaacaagcaccttctggcgCCATACTGGCGTCCTCGTGTGTCAATGGAGCACGAGTTCTCGTGCAGCCACAGCCCTAGCCCGGCTTTCCTCTCGCAGCCAAGAGGCTCTAATCATGACTGAAACGCCGTGCGGCCGTAAGGAAAGGGTCGTCGCCGCAGTCACCAACGACAGAGAAGGGTGGGTTAAACCCGTAGATTTAGTTGCTTAATTTGCTTTTGGTGGTGGTCTATAAACTTTTTCGTGTGTAATATTGCTGCCTTGCTAGCGGCTGAAACTCCACTTGCCTTTCTAGTAAAGCTGGGCTGATAAATCTTTTCTCTAAAAAGAAGTTACAGTAACACTCCCCTCATCGCGACGTTGAAATTCTCGTTACCAACAATTAAGTTTGTTGAATTTAAAGGACCACACAAGAAAGTTACATGATTTGAATGAGTCCTTCTCCAGAACTAGGGTATTTTTGTGTTTGAGAAAAGCCCATTTTGAACCCTCAATATGAAAAACTTGTCTGAATCAAATCCTAACATTCTAATTCCGAATTTTCAGCCCCTGACCTATCTAATCCCGGTCAATTTAAACCTTAACCTGAAATTCCTTGTTTGGCTAGGTCGGGATAATGAAGTGTGTCTTAGGATCTGGTGAGTGAGCACTGTATGTGGGTCCCGGCTACTTATTCTTATATGATTATACCTGAAAAAATTACCGAAGAAAATTacccacaatttttttttaaaaaaaactaccatGTTTCTGGTGAGGACATCAGTATTCTTCCCTCGAAGCGAGCCTTCCAGACCTGCCGAGCGGCGACCTAGGCAGCAGTAGTAGAGCATACACGCAGGGAGTGCCGGTTCTGGCAAGCGGCGAGCCAAGCCGTCGCCCCGCCTAAGAAAATATATCAGAAGACCTTAGCCAACATAGTTAAAAATATATCTGAAGAGGCTCTAAGAAAATTAGTAATATTTATTCTTGTTAGTTATTTCATAAACATAgttaaaaatatcaaaattagaaaaataaGAGATACGAGAGCATCATTTGGGTCCTTTCTCTAGTCTTAGCCAGCAATCCAGGTGTTACGTCAACAAAAACAGTCCGCCAAACACCATTTTCGGGATTAAAAGGCTTAATTGACCGGGATCAGTAAGGTCAGGGTCTGAAATTCAGGAATTCAAAGGTTAAGTTCTGATCCAGATTTGTCTACAAGTTCGGGTTGAAAATAGATTGTTCTCTTTGTGTTTATATCATGTTAGCTACAACTGGAAAATAAGAACAGATAAATGTTTACCTAGACAAATTCGAGTAACCACTATCAAATTTAGATAAGCTACTATGTTTGGATATTCTTCCTTACTCTCTTTAATTGGTACTACTACTTCCTTGTGATCATAAAGATCTACCTTCCAAAATACTACCTCCATTTCCCAATATAAATACCACTATATTCTAACTTTGTCCAAAGTTTGACTAAATTAAATTCCAACTTATCAATCTCACCGTGAAGAACAGGACGACTCATACTTTTGTAGGATAATAATACAGGAACCCAACAAAAGTAGTACTCAGTTCGAGCCATATTATTGCGCAGACGACAAATAATATGTATgatatggatcagaggaatTAGCATATTTGTGTAAGCCGTTAAAATGCCAAGACATAACAGTCAGAGTTAAGTACAACCAAACTGATCTGACCACGTTACTAGTAATTTCGTCAGTCGTCACCGTTTGTGCAGGCTTTGCTTCATTGTACAAGCCCTCTGGCTGCCCTGATGTCTGCAAAATCAGCGCAATAATTCAACTAAAGTCGAACCACAACTACTAGTTTTGAATATCAATCCGCAGCTGACTGATCGTGGAAACGCAGACGTCAATTCACCTTGGTCTATTTCTAGTCTGATGCTGATGACGGAGGAAAGGTCAATTCAGTAGATGTTCCAGTTCCCAACCGTCAAAAATGTGTTATTGACCAAATCCTCAGAAGTTCTAGTGTGCCTCTGTGTTGTCTGTGAGCATGAAGCTAAAAACTACGAATAGCTGGACcaggccggcggccggcatTACGGTGCGAGGCCGCGCCAAGCAACTGGTCTGGCCACTCGAGTCATGCAGGTGTGCTCGATCGGTCGGCTAATCGGCTCCTGATGGAGGCATTGAATGCCCCAACCACATTTTACACCTCTCATTTACTCCGGTCCTCTGACCTCTCCTCCCGCCCTTCTATAATTATCTGCAACCAACTCAAAATCCTACTCACATCATCACTACCCCTCCCCCATCTCGTCCAGGACGACGTCGTCCAGCACTTGCATTAATCGCACCCCATGTCCATGCAACAACCGACGTGTACCACCCTTCCCGGCGCCATGTCGCTGATCCTCACGGCCGCCGTGGCGTTagccgtggccgcggccgtgGTGCGGTACAATCGGAAATACAGGGGCCTGAGGCTCCCTCCCGGCCCGCCGGGCTGGCCCATCGTCGGGAACCTCTTCCAGGTGGCCTTCTCGGGCAAGCTCTTCATCCACTACATCCGCGACCTGCGCCGCGAGTACGGGCCCATCCTGACGCTCCGGATGGGCGTCCGCACCCTCGTGGTCATCAGCAGCGCCGAGCTCGCCCACGAGGCCCTGGTCCAGAAGGGCCAGGAGTTCGCGAGCAGGCCCGCCGAGAACGCTACCCGCaacatcttctcctccaacaaGTTCACCGTGAACTCGGCTGTCTACGGCGCCGAGTGGCGTTCCCTGCGCCGGAACATGGTGTCCGGGATGCTGAGCACGTCGCGGCTCCGCGAGTTCCGCCCCGCCAGGCGCCGCGCCATGGACCGGTTCGTGTCCCGGATGCGCGCCGAGGCCGACGCCGGGGATGACTCCGTGTGGGTGCTCCGCAACGCGCGGTTCGCGGTGTTCTGCATCCTGCTGGACATGACCTTCGGGCTGCTGGACCTGGACGAGGCCCACATCCTGCGGATCGACGCCGTCATGAAGCGCGTGCTGCTCGCCACGGGTGTGCGCATGGACGACTACCTCCCGTTCCTCCGCCCCTTCTTCCGCCGCCAGCAGAGACGCGCGCTGGACGTCCGGCGCGAGCAGGTGGACACGCTGCTGCCGCTCATCAACCGTCGCCGCGCCATCCTCCGGGACAGGGACACGCGTCCGGCGGACCCTGACGTGGCCGCGCCCTTCTCCTACCTGGACTCTCTCCTGGACCTCCGGATCGAGGGCCGGGACGGCGTGGCCTCGGACGACGAGCTCGTCACGCTCTGCGCGGAGCTCATCAACGGCGGCACCGAcaccacggccacggccatcGAGTGGGCCATGGCGCGCATCGTGGACAACCCGTCCATCCAGGCCCGGCTCCACGAGGAGATCATGCAGCAAGTCGGCGACACTCGGCCCGTGGACGAGAAGGACACGGACGGCATGCCGTATCTCCAGGCCTTCGTGAAGGAGCTGCTCCGGAAGCACCCGCCCACGTACTTCTCGCTcacccacgccgcggtgaagcccGGGAGCAAGCTGGCCGGGTACGACGTGCCCGCGGACGCGAACCTGGACATCTTCCTGCCGGGCATCTCCGAGGATCCCAAGCTGTGGGACAGGCCCGCGGAGTTCGACCCGGACAGGTTCCTGTCCGGCGGCGAGACGGCGGACATGACGGGGTCCGCGGGCATCCGGATGATACCGTTCGGGGCCGGGAGGAGGATCTGCCCCGGATTGTCCATGGGGACGACGCACATCGCGCTCATGGTGGCGCGGATGCTGCAGGCGTTCGAGTGGCAAGCGCACCCGTCGCAGCCAAAGCTCGACTTCAAGGACAAGGTGGAGTTCACCGTCGTCATGGAACAGCCGCTGCTCGCCATGGTCACGCCCCGGAAGATCTTCTTCTGATATGATCGATCCCCATCGCGCGCGCACACGCACAACGTGCACCCCTGCTTTCCGTTAGATCGATCATCAGCACGTACGTAAGCTACGTGCACACAAGTGTTACGTATAGTAGTTAATAGCTGTACGTACGTTTATACGGTTATGTACGTGTGCCAGAGGCAATACTAGGcagatgcatatgcatgcatcgaCAATTACGATCGCTCTCGAGTTTGTATGATTTTGAAGTAGAACTATTATATACTGCTAAGTACGTATTTGGTTGTCGACGTTTGAATATGTATTTGTAATTGAGCCAGACTTGTTTTGGGTGTTTTTCTACATTCCTGGCCGCTCCTCTTTCTCTACGCACCTGCCTTTTCATTTCTTGCCTAGCTTCTACACTTCAGTTAGCTATTGCTTGCTAccgtgtcaaaaaaaaaaaaaaatttgcttGCTACGATTAGTTACAAAGTCAAACTGTACTTCCTAGAGTGACCTTTTTGCTTTTCTATTTGGATTGCGTGTTGGGTCGTTGATACCATAACTCTCTTACAACCGTTTGCTTGCTGAAATCAAACAAACGGAAGTAATCTCGACATGCATAGAGCTAGGGATCATTTTCTCTTCTATCTCCACTGCATGCATACCGTACCATCTAGGCACCACCGCAACAGCGATCTTTCGCTTTCCTGGCAGATGGGTACTGAATTGCAAATCAGCGAAAGATCGATCGAGTAGACGAAGACTCTACCTTCTTATGATAAAAATCTACGTAACctttcgaaaaagaaaaagaaaatctacgTACAGCTAGTAATTAATTCCTCATGGCTGGCATTCCGATATATAGTGTGTTGTCTTGAACTAAttaactactccgtattatttaCACTTCCGGCCATAAGTATCACCATTATTGGTTAACAAGTTAACGGACATGCGTGGTACGTGGCGTTATTCAATGTTCTCGGTCGTGTGCCAACTATATTTTCAAGCGCGCGATATAATGGGCCTGGCTAGCTAGCATGAATAGCTAGCTGCACACAAATATATAGACATATACTATTACCATATTAGTATCTTCATTTTCCTTCcactcaaaaaagaagaagaagaagaagcggacACTATATGTATGAGCTAGACACGGATCGCACCGCCTTTTATGCTTCGGAGGTTGACAGCAACACGCGCCAGCTGTGGTACTTGAACGTATAAAAATCTTGACATGGAAATGCCCATGTCGGGCCAAGGTTAATTTCGCATACGTACTGGGGTTCTGTTAGTATTGTTTTTCAGGGAGACGAGATTTACGgtaactgaaaaaaaaaattcgatgGAAGGAGCATAGCTCCCGGTTTCATTAACGAAACCACAATGTAACATAGAGCTTCGATGGATAATAAAACTACAGTGCATTGATCAGACTAGGTAACACCAGCGATCCAAATTCTACACATGCATGAACCATCAAAGAGGCCAAATGGTCTCATCATCAGTCATCAAACTACGACCATCATTTTCTAAAGGGAGAAGCCCTCCTGCTTTTAAGTGTCACAAGCTGAATTATCTTGATTTCTTGATATTTTCCTTAGACATGCATAATCCATGTATTATTTGCCTCGTTTACACCCAAACTAAGTGTGAGACCTGTCtaccaagaaaaatgaaatcagCTCTAGGTAAAGTTTTTTGTCCTAGGAAAAACAGTGATTTCTAGTAGCGAGTTAAGGAATGTTAAACTTCTGCTATATTTGTTTGAGCAAATGTCTGGATTAAAAATCAACTTCCAAAAAAGTGAAGTTGTGTTGGTTCGACATGACACTGAGAAGTTGCACTTTAATTCTGAAATGTTTAGTTGCAGGTTGGCAAGTGGCCATTAAAATACTTGGGTGTACCTGTAAATGGTGCTAAACTGCTGGTTGCTGACTGGGCTGCTCTGGTTGATAAAGTTCAGAAGAGATTGGATGGATGGAAGGGGAGTGTTCTATCTATTGGTGGCAGAAATACTCTAATTAATTCTTGCCTGACCAGTGCACCAATCTACCACATGTCAATGTATTTGTTACTGTCGTCCCACGGGgttccgacaccgggggcgtgcggtcacggcccccttttaggttcggcaggggcgtcggggatcgctccggtgatcgccggcgtggccgacgGCCCTTCGCGACCGGCGAAGTGATGTACCCGGGGTGCACACAAACCTAGAACGCATGCACGCTcgtttttacctaggttcgggccacccggaggtgtaaaaccctgcGTTCTAcctgtctgagcttgtattgattatggatcaagtgtttacaccttgccgggggaaggtccccgggccctctctcctttcttgctaagtgctacttgctattcttgGACTAGGCCTAGTTGTGAACTGTGAGTCCGGCAAACCGTGTGATCGTCGAACCAACCCTAGGAAAAGtgtggaaccctttgaccgttggcgggggtcctccttttataaacaaggggataccacaggtgccacggtgcatgcattacaagtgtcgaacggggaggcatacaactccctctcggtgagctggtggcacgcatggacgccacttccgccgctaggggtctaaaaccctagggtaggattggacagccactgttcacctgatttggacgggtaacgcccctcctgttggctcatttaatgagccgtgcgcctcactcctcgccctggtgaggCCGCGCACCCGACGCCCACCACGCGTctgcgtggcgctgttgctcCGCTCGCTGGGCCCCATCCTTGAGGCGGGagcctgtgcccgggaactCTTCCTCCCGACAAgtcgccccccgggaagcgcctgggcccaacgcacccgggaacccccctcccgggaagtggcTTCCTGAGAGGTttccaggcgggaatattccctaaagccccgctagccctttcaggctggtggcttgccgcGCTGCTCGTAGCTACTGCCCGGGACGAAGTCCTTCCGGGAACCcggagacggggcccacgcgtcgtgcggcggtggtaccccgggtgccactggtgcgacagttaCCTTTGACAGTCACAGAGGGTTTGGATAAGCTTAGAAGGAAATTTTTCTGGCAAGGAGGTCAACAGAAGAAAAAGTACCACATGGTCAAATGGAAATTAATCTGTAGGCCAAAGAAGAAAGGGGGTTTGGGGATTAAGAACTTGAGATATCTCAATATAGGTTTGCTTTGTAAATGGTGGTGGAAGTTAGAGAATGACCCTGGCATCTGGCAGCAAGTGACCTTCAGAAAATATGGGGACAATCTATGTGTAAGGCAGATCTTACCTAATGCTTCAGACTCTCCTATTTTTGAAAACCCTACTAAAGATTAAGGGACTATATATGCAGGGCAGGAGGATGATGGTTGGTAATGGTTGTAGAACTGATTTCTGGAGCGATTGGTGGATAGGTAAAGGTCCACTAAAAGAAGTTTTTCATGAATTATTTGTTGTGTGCACTGATTCAGAGAGATCACTGTGAATGAAATGTTTAACAGAAATTGGCAATTGCAATTCAGAATATAGTTAGACTTAGATCTCTTAATTTAGAAGAATATGCTAGAAGGGTTTGTAGGTTCTTAGAGGTTTCTAATGCTGAAACTGATAGATCTCAATGGTTATTGAACAGCTAGAACTGGTAGGTTCATGGTGAAGAGTATGTACTCTATATTGGCTGGTCGAGGCCCAGATAGATCATTCAAACATCTGTGGAAAGCTAAATTGCCTTTAAAGATTAAGATCTGGATGTGGCTAATCCGGCACAATGCAATTGCAACAAATGACAACATGAAGAGACGGAATTGGGTGGGAGATTTCACATGTCGTTTCTGTTCAATGGATGAAACTATATGGCATCTTTTCTTTGAGTGTGCAGCTGCTGGTGATGTGTGGAGTGTTGTTAGCCATTTGTTAGGGGCCAAAATGAGGCCAAACTGTTTCTCTCACTACTTCCGGTGGTTGCCGGATTTGATACAGTTGTCTGCTAACTTGCAAATCGTAGGATTAGTTGTGGTGTGCTGGGCTATTTGGAAGTGTCGTAATACTGCTTCTTTTGAGGATAAGTTGATTAAGGACCCAGTGGATTTGATCTGTCGTGCATGTGCCTTTTTACATTATTGGGCAGAACTACGGAACGAAGAAGACAAGGAGGTATTGCTGAGAGGAGCTGCTGACCTTCAGAGGATGGCGCTAGACCTTTGTGATGCAGCATCCAGGAAGAGACGTCGCCTGACGATCGAAGACACTTGTTGAGGAACGGCTACATGAGGTGAAGAGTGATGAAGCTGAGACGGGGCTTAATTGCCAAtgttgcttttcttttgc contains:
- the LOC100845869 gene encoding cytochrome P450 77A4, whose product is MSMQQPTCTTLPGAMSLILTAAVALAVAAAVVRYNRKYRGLRLPPGPPGWPIVGNLFQVAFSGKLFIHYIRDLRREYGPILTLRMGVRTLVVISSAELAHEALVQKGQEFASRPAENATRNIFSSNKFTVNSAVYGAEWRSLRRNMVSGMLSTSRLREFRPARRRAMDRFVSRMRAEADAGDDSVWVLRNARFAVFCILLDMTFGLLDLDEAHILRIDAVMKRVLLATGVRMDDYLPFLRPFFRRQQRRALDVRREQVDTLLPLINRRRAILRDRDTRPADPDVAAPFSYLDSLLDLRIEGRDGVASDDELVTLCAELINGGTDTTATAIEWAMARIVDNPSIQARLHEEIMQQVGDTRPVDEKDTDGMPYLQAFVKELLRKHPPTYFSLTHAAVKPGSKLAGYDVPADANLDIFLPGISEDPKLWDRPAEFDPDRFLSGGETADMTGSAGIRMIPFGAGRRICPGLSMGTTHIALMVARMLQAFEWQAHPSQPKLDFKDKVEFTVVMEQPLLAMVTPRKIFF